One window from the genome of Ramlibacter henchirensis encodes:
- a CDS encoding RluA family pseudouridine synthase encodes MKQGRTIIEAGLSPDASPLPPDEEGESEPASELRQLVVDEERHGRRLDQALAELVPEFSRNYLQQLVNGGAVALNGRRAARPAHRVKAGDAIAIELRPTPQSLAFRPEPMPLSVVHEDEHLLVIDKPPGLVVHPAPGNWTGTLLNGLLARDERAGLLPRAGIVHRLDKDTSGLMVVARTRAAMDALVRAIAARAVARQYIAIAHRRWSGPPTRVVDAPIGRDPRNRLRMAVVGAADPGKAAMTTFELLDTAQEACLVRASLHTGRTHQIRVHMAHLGHPLVGDALYGGSVDGGLGRQALHAFRLAFAHPFTGEALDFASALPADLVHGLSLWGLRYNPAPAMAPHATPAGPAAQPAQGPRR; translated from the coding sequence TTGAAACAGGGCCGGACGATTATAGAAGCGGGCCTTTCTCCCGACGCCTCGCCGCTGCCGCCGGACGAGGAGGGCGAAAGCGAACCTGCGTCCGAGCTGCGGCAGCTCGTCGTCGACGAGGAGCGGCACGGCCGCCGGCTGGACCAGGCGCTGGCCGAGCTGGTGCCCGAGTTCTCGCGCAATTACCTGCAGCAGCTGGTCAACGGTGGCGCGGTCGCACTGAACGGCCGCCGTGCTGCGCGGCCCGCGCACCGCGTCAAGGCGGGGGACGCGATCGCGATCGAACTGCGGCCCACGCCGCAGAGCCTGGCATTCCGGCCCGAGCCGATGCCGCTGTCCGTGGTGCACGAAGACGAGCACCTGCTGGTGATCGACAAGCCGCCAGGCCTGGTGGTGCATCCCGCGCCGGGCAACTGGACCGGCACGCTGCTCAATGGCCTGCTGGCGCGTGACGAGCGTGCGGGGCTGCTGCCTCGCGCGGGCATCGTGCACCGGCTGGACAAGGACACCAGCGGCCTGATGGTGGTGGCGCGCACGCGCGCAGCGATGGACGCACTGGTGCGGGCGATCGCGGCGCGCGCGGTCGCGCGGCAGTACATCGCGATCGCGCATCGCCGCTGGAGCGGGCCCCCGACCCGCGTGGTCGATGCGCCGATCGGGCGCGACCCGCGCAACCGGCTGCGGATGGCAGTCGTCGGCGCGGCGGACCCCGGCAAGGCCGCGATGACGACCTTCGAGCTCCTCGACACCGCGCAGGAGGCCTGCCTAGTGCGCGCGAGCCTGCACACCGGCCGCACCCACCAGATCCGCGTGCACATGGCGCACCTGGGTCATCCGCTGGTGGGCGATGCCCTCTACGGCGGCAGCGTGGACGGCGGCCTGGGGCGGCAGGCGCTGCATGCGTTCCGCCTCGCTTTCGCGCATCCTTTCACGGGCGAGGCGCTGGACTTCGCGTCGGCGCTTCCTGCCGACCTCGTGCATGGGCTTTCGCTCTGGGGGCTGCGTTACAATCCGGCTCCAGCGATGGCCCCCCATGCCACGCCTGCCGGTCCAGCCGCGCAGCCTGCGCAAGGCCCCCGGCGATGA
- a CDS encoding ATP-dependent DNA helicase, protein MTLTDAVRRAFAADGALPRAADSFRPRAAQTEMALAVARTIEEGGALVVEAGTGVGKTFSYLVPALLSGDRVLLSTATKTLQDQLFGRDLPRLVEALGLPVRTALLKGRGSYLCLHRMELARRDPGAGDRGIAAALARVEQWAQATRSGDLAELPGLDERSPVIPLVTSTRDNCLGAQCPKFRECHVNRARREALAADVVVVNHHLFFADLAVRESGMAELLPTVRVAVFDEAHQLNETGVQFLGAQLGTGQLLDFTRDLLAAGLQLARGLAPWHEVAAALDRAARELRLVVGRSTAGSRLRWTGAAPEGVPQHAWQDALADVEVACEDAMEALATVSEIAPDFVRLHERAATLAQRSGRFLAEAAPDAVRWVDVGQQLRLVESPLDIAQAVRTKLLKADPPTAKGTDDEPGREPVEQGGRAWIFTSATLGDDARLRWFTEPCGLDDAEVLKVGSPFDYPAQAALYLPRDLPKPNDPGHSPAVARLAAQAAQGLGGRTMVLTTTLRALRGIGEELQRRFQGSMELEVLVQGQWPKRRLIERFREGAGPGRPGCLLVASASFWEGVDVPGDALELVVIDKLPFPPPGDPLVEARSQRLQSQGRNPFNDYFVPEAAVALKQGAGRLIRSETDRGVLVVCDTRLAQMGYGRRLLAAMPPMRRLSSPEEFEEALEALGAARTSAAAA, encoded by the coding sequence ATGACGTTGACTGATGCGGTCCGCCGGGCCTTCGCGGCCGACGGCGCCCTGCCGCGCGCGGCCGATTCCTTCCGGCCGCGAGCCGCCCAGACCGAGATGGCCCTGGCCGTCGCCCGCACGATCGAAGAAGGCGGCGCGCTCGTCGTCGAGGCGGGCACCGGCGTGGGCAAGACCTTCTCCTACCTCGTCCCGGCGCTGCTCTCGGGCGACCGGGTGCTGCTGTCGACCGCCACCAAGACCCTGCAGGACCAGCTGTTCGGGCGCGACCTGCCGCGGCTGGTCGAGGCGCTCGGGCTGCCCGTGCGCACCGCGCTGCTCAAGGGGCGCGGCAGCTACCTGTGCCTGCACCGGATGGAGCTGGCGCGTCGCGATCCGGGCGCGGGCGACCGCGGCATCGCCGCCGCGCTGGCCCGCGTGGAGCAATGGGCTCAGGCCACCCGCAGCGGCGATCTGGCCGAGCTGCCGGGGCTGGACGAACGCTCACCGGTGATCCCGCTGGTCACCTCGACGCGAGACAACTGCCTGGGCGCGCAGTGCCCGAAGTTCCGCGAGTGCCACGTGAACCGCGCGCGTCGCGAAGCGCTCGCGGCCGACGTCGTCGTGGTGAACCACCACCTGTTCTTCGCCGACCTGGCCGTGCGCGAATCGGGCATGGCCGAACTGCTGCCCACGGTGCGCGTGGCGGTCTTCGACGAAGCGCACCAGTTGAACGAAACCGGCGTGCAGTTCCTCGGCGCGCAGCTGGGCACCGGACAGCTGCTGGACTTCACGCGCGACTTGCTGGCGGCCGGCCTGCAGCTGGCCCGCGGGCTCGCCCCGTGGCATGAAGTCGCCGCGGCGCTCGACCGCGCCGCGCGCGAACTGCGGCTGGTGGTGGGACGCTCGACGGCCGGCAGCCGCCTGCGCTGGACCGGCGCCGCGCCGGAAGGCGTGCCGCAGCACGCCTGGCAGGACGCATTGGCCGACGTGGAGGTTGCATGCGAAGACGCGATGGAGGCCTTGGCCACCGTGAGCGAGATCGCGCCCGACTTCGTGCGGCTGCACGAGCGCGCCGCGACCCTGGCCCAGCGCAGCGGCCGCTTCCTCGCCGAGGCCGCGCCGGATGCCGTGCGCTGGGTCGACGTGGGCCAGCAGCTGCGGCTGGTGGAGTCGCCGCTGGACATCGCGCAGGCGGTGCGCACGAAGCTGCTCAAGGCTGATCCCCCAACGGCGAAGGGCACCGACGACGAGCCGGGGCGCGAGCCGGTGGAGCAGGGCGGCCGCGCCTGGATCTTCACTTCGGCCACGCTGGGCGATGACGCGCGCCTGCGATGGTTCACCGAGCCCTGCGGGCTGGACGACGCCGAGGTCTTGAAGGTCGGCAGCCCGTTCGACTATCCCGCGCAGGCGGCGCTCTACCTTCCGCGCGACCTGCCCAAGCCCAACGATCCCGGCCACAGCCCGGCGGTGGCGCGGCTTGCTGCGCAGGCAGCCCAGGGCCTGGGTGGCCGCACGATGGTGCTCACGACCACTCTGCGCGCACTGCGAGGCATCGGCGAAGAGCTGCAGCGGCGATTCCAGGGCTCGATGGAGCTCGAAGTGCTGGTCCAGGGCCAATGGCCCAAGCGCCGCCTGATCGAGCGATTCCGCGAAGGCGCCGGCCCCGGCCGGCCGGGCTGCCTGCTGGTGGCCTCGGCCTCCTTCTGGGAAGGCGTGGACGTGCCCGGTGACGCTCTCGAACTCGTGGTGATCGACAAGCTGCCTTTCCCACCGCCCGGCGATCCGCTGGTGGAAGCGCGTTCGCAGCGGCTGCAATCGCAAGGCCGCAATCCGTTCAACGACTACTTCGTCCCCGAAGCGGCGGTGGCGCTCAAGCAGGGCGCAGGCCGCCTGATCCGCAGCGAGACGGATCGCGGCGTGCTGGTGGTGTGCGACACGCGCCTGGCGCAGATGGGTTATGGGCGGCGGCTGCTGGCGGCGATGCCGCCGATGCGGCGGCTGTCGTCGCCGGAGGAATTCGAGGAGGCACTCGAGGCGCTGGGGGCGGCGCGGACTTCAGCCGCGGCGGCCTGA
- the rlmN gene encoding 23S rRNA (adenine(2503)-C(2))-methyltransferase RlmN: MTASPVGSRANLLEFDLEGLAAFCETLGEKRFRATQLFRWIHHRGARDFDQMSDLAKSLREKLKTTACIEGLPVLSQHESADGTIKWLFDVRDGNAVEAVFIPEDDRGTLCVSSQAGCAVGCRFCSTGHQGFSRNLTAGEIVAQLWFAEHFLRRHLDTGERVISNVVMMGMGEPLQNYSALVPALRVMLDDHGYGLSRRRVTVSTSGVVPMMDRLGQDCPVALAVSLHAPNDDLRDNLVPLNRKYPLAELLDACNRYLEHAPRDFITFEYCMLDGVNDQPEHARQLIELVRHHAGRGVSCKLNLIPFNPFPQSGLTRSPNTRVVAFAKLLSDAGIVTTVRKTRGDDIDAACGQLAGDVKDRTRVGERIAQQRTVMLKPVPVGAGAKET, from the coding sequence ATGACGGCCAGTCCTGTTGGCTCCCGGGCCAACCTCCTCGAATTCGACCTCGAAGGGCTGGCCGCGTTCTGCGAAACGCTCGGGGAAAAGCGTTTCCGCGCCACGCAGCTTTTCCGCTGGATCCACCATCGCGGCGCGCGAGACTTCGACCAGATGAGCGATCTGGCCAAGTCGCTGCGCGAGAAGCTCAAGACCACGGCCTGCATCGAAGGCCTGCCCGTCCTCTCGCAGCACGAGTCGGCCGACGGCACGATCAAGTGGCTGTTCGACGTGCGCGACGGCAATGCGGTGGAAGCAGTGTTCATCCCGGAGGACGACCGCGGCACGCTGTGCGTTTCCTCCCAGGCCGGGTGTGCGGTGGGCTGCCGTTTCTGCTCCACCGGCCACCAGGGCTTCTCGCGCAACCTCACCGCCGGCGAGATCGTCGCCCAGCTCTGGTTCGCCGAGCACTTCCTGCGCCGCCACCTGGACACGGGCGAGCGGGTCATCTCCAACGTGGTGATGATGGGAATGGGCGAGCCGCTGCAGAACTATTCGGCGCTCGTACCCGCCCTGCGCGTGATGCTGGACGACCACGGCTACGGCCTGTCGCGCCGCCGCGTGACCGTCTCCACGTCGGGTGTCGTGCCGATGATGGACAGACTCGGGCAGGACTGCCCGGTGGCCCTGGCCGTGTCGCTGCACGCGCCGAACGACGACCTGCGCGACAACCTCGTGCCCCTGAACCGCAAGTACCCGCTGGCCGAACTGCTGGACGCGTGCAACCGGTACCTGGAGCACGCGCCGCGCGACTTCATCACCTTCGAATACTGCATGCTCGACGGCGTCAACGACCAGCCGGAGCATGCGCGCCAGCTGATCGAGCTGGTGCGGCACCACGCCGGCCGGGGCGTCAGCTGCAAGCTGAACCTGATCCCGTTTAATCCATTTCCCCAGTCCGGGCTGACGCGCTCGCCCAACACCCGTGTTGTCGCGTTCGCGAAATTGCTGAGTGATGCTGGTATCGTCACCACCGTGCGCAAGACGCGAGGGGACGACATCGACGCTGCCTGCGGCCAGCTCGCCGGCGACGTCAAGGACCGCACCCGCGTGGGCGAACGGATCGCCCAGCAGCGCACCGTGATGCTGAAACCGGTGCCCGTCGGCGCCGGCGCGAAGGAGACGTGA
- a CDS encoding outer membrane protein assembly factor BamD, producing the protein MLRAKLSGVAVAALLLAGCASVSEDRTATMSPNRIYAEARDEMNAGSYEKAVPLFEKLEGRAAGTPLAQQAQLEKAYAHYKAGEQAQAIATLDRFMKLHPASPAVDYALYLKGLVNFNDNLGMFSWLSRQDLSERDQKAAKESFESFKELVARFPDSRYTPDARARMTYIVNSLAQSEVHVARYYFSRGAYVAAINRAQAALADYRDVPALEEALYILVRSYDALGMTQLRDDSRRVLEKTYPQSEYLTRGYKAGNGKSWWQFW; encoded by the coding sequence ATGCTTCGAGCGAAATTATCCGGTGTCGCGGTGGCGGCCCTTCTGCTGGCCGGCTGCGCTTCGGTGAGCGAGGACCGCACGGCCACGATGAGCCCGAACCGGATCTACGCCGAAGCCCGCGACGAGATGAACGCCGGCTCGTACGAGAAAGCGGTTCCGCTGTTCGAGAAGCTCGAAGGCCGCGCGGCCGGCACGCCGCTGGCCCAGCAGGCCCAGCTGGAGAAAGCCTACGCGCACTACAAGGCCGGCGAGCAGGCCCAGGCCATCGCGACGCTCGACCGCTTCATGAAGCTGCACCCGGCCAGCCCCGCTGTCGATTACGCGCTGTACCTCAAGGGACTGGTCAACTTCAACGACAACCTCGGCATGTTCTCGTGGCTGTCGCGGCAGGACCTGTCCGAGCGTGACCAGAAGGCGGCCAAGGAATCCTTCGAATCCTTCAAGGAACTGGTCGCCCGTTTTCCGGATTCGCGCTACACGCCCGATGCGCGGGCCCGCATGACGTACATCGTCAACTCGCTGGCCCAGTCCGAGGTGCACGTGGCGCGCTACTACTTCTCCCGCGGCGCCTACGTGGCCGCGATCAACCGCGCGCAGGCTGCGCTGGCCGACTACCGCGACGTGCCCGCGCTGGAGGAGGCGCTGTACATCCTGGTGCGTTCGTACGACGCGCTCGGCATGACCCAGCTGCGCGATGACAGCCGGCGCGTGCTTGAGAAGACGTATCCGCAGAGCGAGTACCTGACCCGGGGCTACAAGGCCGGCAACGGCAAGTCCTGGTGGCAGTTCTGGTGA
- the scpB gene encoding SMC-Scp complex subunit ScpB — translation MNTADAKRVLETALICSPQPLPLRELRVLFNDELGADTVRSLLEDLQHDWAQRGVELVCVASGWRFQSRPEMREYLDRLHPEKPPRYTRAALETLAIIAYRQPVTRGDMEDIRGVTINTQILKQLEDRGWVEVIGHREAAGRPALYATTRQFLDDLGLGSLDQLPMLESPSQQVAALAGLAGAADDAVQPDLAIDSQDARGDAAGEHAQSPEAASSHSPSDEVPPADAGDAAPAALT, via the coding sequence ATGAATACCGCGGATGCCAAGCGCGTCCTCGAAACCGCGCTGATCTGTTCGCCGCAGCCGCTGCCGCTGCGCGAACTGCGCGTGCTGTTCAACGACGAACTGGGCGCCGACACTGTCAGGTCCCTGCTGGAAGACCTGCAGCACGACTGGGCCCAGCGCGGCGTCGAACTGGTCTGCGTGGCCAGCGGCTGGCGTTTCCAGAGCCGCCCCGAGATGCGCGAGTACCTGGACCGGCTGCACCCGGAGAAGCCTCCCCGCTACACCCGGGCGGCGCTCGAGACGCTGGCCATCATCGCGTACCGCCAGCCCGTGACGCGCGGCGACATGGAAGACATCCGCGGCGTCACCATCAACACGCAGATCCTCAAGCAGCTCGAGGACCGCGGCTGGGTCGAGGTGATCGGCCATCGCGAGGCGGCCGGCCGCCCGGCGCTCTATGCCACCACGCGGCAGTTCCTCGACGACCTGGGCCTCGGCTCCCTCGACCAGCTGCCCATGCTGGAGTCGCCCTCGCAGCAGGTCGCCGCGCTCGCCGGCCTGGCCGGCGCGGCCGACGATGCGGTCCAGCCAGACCTCGCCATCGACTCGCAGGATGCACGCGGCGACGCCGCCGGCGAACATGCGCAATCCCCCGAAGCCGCTTCCTCCCATTCCCCTTCCGATGAAGTCCCGCCGGCCGATGCCGGCGATGCGGCCCCCGCCGCGCTGACCTGA
- the ndk gene encoding nucleoside-diphosphate kinase — MAIERTLSIIKPDAVAKNVIGQIYARFEAAGLKIIAARMAHLSRQEAEQFYAVHKARPFFKDLVDFMISGPVMIQVLEGENAILKNRELMGATDPKKAEKGTIRADFADSIDANAVHGSDAPETAKVEVSFFFPGMNVYSR, encoded by the coding sequence ATGGCGATCGAACGCACCCTTTCCATCATCAAGCCGGACGCCGTGGCGAAGAACGTGATCGGCCAGATCTACGCGCGCTTCGAGGCCGCCGGGCTGAAGATCATTGCCGCCCGGATGGCGCATCTGTCCCGCCAGGAGGCCGAGCAGTTCTACGCCGTGCACAAGGCGCGCCCCTTCTTCAAGGACCTGGTCGACTTCATGATCTCGGGCCCCGTGATGATCCAGGTGCTGGAAGGCGAGAACGCCATCCTCAAGAACCGCGAGCTGATGGGCGCCACCGACCCGAAGAAGGCCGAGAAGGGCACCATCCGCGCCGACTTCGCCGACAGCATCGACGCCAACGCGGTGCACGGCTCCGACGCCCCCGAAACCGCCAAGGTCGAAGTCTCGTTCTTCTTCCCCGGCATGAACGTCTACTCCCGCTGA
- the pilW gene encoding type IV pilus biogenesis/stability protein PilW gives MKRGVGMVGLLAAVVPWAGLLSAALVLGGCASGPNADMGQQDIATESDESEARRRARIRMQLAVGYFEQGQTAVALDELKQVVAIDPTYPDAYNLRGLIHMRLNDFRQAEDSFKRAVSLNPRDGNTIHNLAWLYCQQRRFEDANQSFEQALSNRTYGDRAKTLMAQGLCLNRAGKKAEAEKSLSRAYELDAGNPIIGYNLASLMYDRGELQRSQFLMRRLNNSQLANAETLWLGVKVERKIGDRLAMNQLADQLKRRFPQSKEAGRLDRGAFDE, from the coding sequence ATGAAGCGGGGCGTGGGGATGGTGGGATTGCTCGCGGCGGTCGTGCCCTGGGCGGGGCTGTTGTCCGCGGCCCTGGTGCTGGGCGGATGTGCATCCGGCCCAAATGCGGACATGGGGCAGCAGGACATCGCGACCGAGTCCGACGAATCCGAAGCCCGTCGCCGCGCCCGCATCCGCATGCAACTGGCGGTCGGCTACTTCGAGCAGGGCCAGACCGCGGTCGCACTGGACGAACTCAAGCAGGTGGTCGCAATCGACCCGACCTATCCGGACGCCTACAACCTGCGCGGCCTGATCCACATGCGCCTGAACGACTTCCGCCAGGCGGAGGACAGCTTCAAGCGCGCCGTCTCGCTCAATCCGCGCGACGGCAACACCATCCACAACCTCGCGTGGCTGTACTGCCAGCAGCGCCGCTTCGAGGATGCCAACCAGTCTTTCGAGCAGGCCCTCAGCAACCGGACGTATGGCGATCGCGCCAAGACGCTGATGGCGCAAGGCCTGTGCCTCAACCGGGCGGGCAAGAAGGCTGAGGCGGAAAAGAGCCTCAGCCGCGCGTACGAGCTGGATGCGGGCAATCCCATCATCGGCTACAACCTGGCGTCGCTGATGTACGACCGCGGCGAGCTGCAGCGCTCGCAGTTCCTGATGCGCCGCCTGAACAACAGCCAGCTGGCCAACGCGGAGACGCTGTGGCTGGGCGTGAAGGTTGAGCGCAAGATCGGCGACCGCCTCGCCATGAACCAGCTGGCCGACCAGCTCAAGCGCCGCTTCCCGCAGTCGAAGGAAGCGGGGCGCCTGGACCGCGGAGCCTTCGATGAGTGA
- a CDS encoding helix-turn-helix domain-containing protein has protein sequence MSDTAFAAGPSGGVLLRQAREAAGLHVAALAASLKVPVRKLEALEEDRYEQLTDAVFARALALSVCRTLKIDPQPILDRLPQTTAPRLVQDHEGIGAPFRAPGDAAAPVWRDYVKSPVTLAVGGLLLGAIAILLLPSFRSEAPAAAVRTETTEVPMAASVVLPATVSDGGTPAANTSPSAPAVPTAAPVAVSTTPALAAAPAVTVTTVSTVASPASAPAAATPVNVAPAATGIVVFKVSGPSWIEVMDSQGKVPLRRLLAAGESAGASGALPLAVTVGSVSTTTVEVRGKPFDLGRVSRDNVARFEIK, from the coding sequence ATGAGTGACACCGCCTTTGCCGCCGGCCCCAGCGGGGGCGTCCTGCTTCGGCAAGCCCGGGAGGCTGCCGGCCTGCATGTCGCCGCCTTGGCCGCGTCTCTGAAGGTCCCCGTGCGCAAGCTCGAGGCGCTGGAGGAAGACCGCTACGAACAGCTCACCGACGCGGTGTTCGCGCGCGCGCTGGCTCTGAGCGTTTGCCGCACGCTGAAGATCGATCCGCAACCGATCCTGGATCGCCTGCCGCAGACCACCGCGCCGCGGCTGGTCCAGGACCATGAAGGCATCGGCGCGCCTTTCCGCGCACCGGGCGATGCGGCTGCCCCGGTTTGGCGCGACTACGTGAAGAGCCCCGTGACGCTCGCAGTGGGCGGCTTGCTCCTGGGCGCCATCGCCATCCTGCTGCTTCCCAGCTTCCGCAGCGAAGCTCCCGCCGCCGCGGTCCGCACCGAAACGACCGAGGTGCCGATGGCCGCGTCCGTGGTCCTGCCGGCCACCGTCTCTGATGGCGGTACGCCAGCGGCCAATACTTCTCCCTCCGCGCCTGCCGTGCCCACCGCAGCCCCGGTCGCGGTGTCGACCACGCCGGCGCTTGCCGCCGCCCCCGCGGTCACCGTTACGACGGTCAGCACCGTGGCTTCACCGGCCAGCGCCCCGGCCGCTGCGACACCCGTCAACGTCGCGCCGGCCGCCACCGGCATCGTCGTTTTCAAGGTCAGCGGCCCGTCCTGGATCGAGGTCATGGACAGCCAGGGCAAGGTTCCCCTGCGCCGGCTGCTGGCCGCCGGTGAGAGCGCCGGGGCTTCCGGCGCGCTGCCGCTGGCGGTCACGGTCGGCAGCGTCAGCACGACGACCGTCGAGGTTCGCGGCAAGCCGTTCGACCTCGGTCGGGTCTCGCGCGACAACGTCGCCCGATTCGAGATCAAGTAA
- the ispG gene encoding flavodoxin-dependent (E)-4-hydroxy-3-methylbut-2-enyl-diphosphate synthase → MSPQPCLPVLPAAPASRRSRQARITWGSRVVTVGGDAPVRVQSMTNTDTEDPIATAIQCKELAQAGSEVVRITVNTPEAAKQVPYIREQLDRMGVDVPLVGDFHYNGHRLLTEFPDCAQALSKYRINPGNVGKGDKRDRQFGQMIEAAMRWDKPVRIGVNWGSLDQELLATLMDENHARAEPWDARSVMYEALITSAIESARRAEAMGMPGHQIILSCKVSGVQDLISVYRELARRCDYPLHLGLTEAGMATKGTVASSVALGILLQEGIGDTIRVSLTPQPGESRTQEVVIASEILQALGLRVFVPSVTACPGCGRTTSTTFQELAKQIDDHLRANMPLWRTKYPGVEKLRVAVMGCIVNGPGESKHADIGISLPGTGEAPAAPVFIDGQKALTLRGENIAAEFHKIVENYIEKRFGAPALTL, encoded by the coding sequence ATGTCCCCCCAACCCTGCCTGCCGGTTCTGCCGGCCGCTCCCGCTTCCCGCCGCAGTCGCCAGGCTCGCATCACCTGGGGCTCGCGCGTGGTCACCGTCGGCGGCGATGCGCCGGTGCGCGTGCAGTCGATGACCAACACCGACACCGAGGACCCGATCGCCACGGCCATCCAGTGCAAGGAGCTCGCGCAGGCCGGTTCCGAGGTGGTGCGCATCACCGTCAACACGCCCGAAGCCGCGAAGCAGGTGCCCTACATCCGCGAGCAGCTGGACCGCATGGGCGTGGACGTGCCGCTGGTGGGCGACTTCCACTACAACGGCCACCGCCTGCTGACCGAGTTCCCGGACTGCGCGCAGGCCCTGTCCAAGTACCGGATCAACCCCGGCAACGTCGGCAAGGGCGACAAGCGCGACCGTCAGTTCGGCCAGATGATCGAAGCCGCCATGCGCTGGGACAAGCCGGTGCGCATCGGCGTCAACTGGGGCAGCCTCGACCAGGAGCTGCTCGCGACGCTGATGGACGAAAACCACGCCCGCGCCGAGCCCTGGGACGCCCGCAGCGTGATGTACGAGGCGCTGATCACGTCCGCCATCGAATCGGCCCGCCGGGCGGAAGCGATGGGCATGCCCGGCCACCAGATCATCCTGTCGTGCAAGGTCAGCGGCGTGCAGGACCTGATCTCGGTGTACCGGGAGCTGGCGCGCCGCTGCGACTATCCCTTGCACCTCGGCCTGACCGAGGCGGGGATGGCCACCAAGGGCACCGTGGCCTCCAGCGTGGCGCTGGGAATCCTGCTGCAGGAAGGCATCGGCGACACGATCCGCGTGTCCCTCACGCCGCAGCCGGGCGAGTCGCGCACGCAGGAAGTCGTGATCGCGTCCGAGATTCTCCAGGCGCTGGGCCTGCGCGTGTTCGTTCCCAGCGTCACGGCCTGCCCGGGCTGCGGCCGCACGACCAGCACCACCTTCCAGGAACTGGCCAAGCAGATCGATGACCACCTGCGGGCCAACATGCCTCTGTGGCGCACCAAGTACCCCGGTGTCGAGAAGCTCAGGGTCGCCGTGATGGGCTGCATCGTCAACGGCCCGGGCGAGAGCAAGCACGCCGACATCGGCATCAGCCTCCCCGGCACGGGCGAGGCCCCGGCGGCGCCCGTCTTCATCGACGGCCAGAAGGCGTTGACGCTGCGCGGCGAGAACATCGCCGCCGAATTCCACAAGATCGTCGAGAACTACATCGAAAAGCGTTTTGGCGCTCCTGCGCTGACGCTCTGA
- a CDS encoding pseudouridine synthase, protein MNPTDQPATADEAPPPEDQEQAARQAATEGAALPQDPVEARQRDPEDLRDEGEEADDEDADDLQPQGRRERPAPLPPAEPIRFEDVVSGRFDEQETSAETGPPKRVLAPQAETPKLHKVLAQAGLGSRLEMEQLIMEGRISVNNEPAHIGQRIQWGDQIKVNGKPIKVRIAPPPARVIAYHKPVGEVVTHDDPQNRPTVFRKLPRLQQGKWQSVGRLDLNTEGLLLFTNSGELANRLMHPRFGLEREYAVRVLGALSDEEKQRLLEGIELDDGKAQFGAIEDGGGEGANTWYRVTISEGRNREVRRLFEALGHAVSRLIRIRYGAMVLPRGLKRGAWLELDERDIRALTQASGGPLSSERAQGEGDAKSRNNRRRGNRGGGPRPDGANRGNGQPGGKGGQPQQQQRRSKDRTGGGGGNSQPDPMKTSFGYIGADSFMRQRQGPGGGGGGQRRGGGGGAGGGGGGGGSGGQRRGGGGRGGR, encoded by the coding sequence ATGAACCCCACCGACCAGCCCGCCACGGCCGACGAGGCCCCTCCCCCGGAAGACCAGGAACAGGCGGCGCGGCAGGCCGCGACCGAAGGCGCGGCGCTCCCGCAGGACCCGGTGGAAGCTCGCCAGCGCGATCCGGAGGACCTTCGGGACGAGGGCGAAGAGGCCGACGACGAGGACGCCGACGACCTGCAGCCCCAGGGGCGCCGCGAGCGGCCCGCTCCGCTGCCGCCGGCCGAGCCGATCCGCTTCGAGGACGTGGTCTCGGGCCGCTTCGACGAGCAGGAGACCAGCGCGGAGACCGGGCCGCCCAAGCGCGTGCTGGCGCCGCAGGCCGAGACGCCCAAGCTGCACAAGGTGCTGGCCCAGGCCGGCCTGGGCTCGCGCCTGGAGATGGAACAGCTGATCATGGAAGGGCGCATCTCGGTCAACAACGAGCCCGCCCACATCGGCCAGCGCATCCAGTGGGGCGACCAGATCAAGGTCAACGGCAAGCCGATCAAGGTCCGCATCGCGCCGCCGCCGGCCCGCGTGATCGCGTACCACAAGCCCGTGGGCGAAGTGGTCACGCATGACGATCCGCAGAACCGCCCCACCGTATTCCGCAAGCTGCCGCGGCTGCAGCAGGGCAAGTGGCAGTCGGTCGGACGGCTGGACCTGAACACCGAAGGCCTGCTGCTGTTCACGAATTCCGGCGAACTGGCCAACCGTCTGATGCACCCTCGCTTCGGCCTGGAGCGCGAATACGCGGTGCGCGTGCTGGGCGCGCTGTCGGACGAGGAGAAGCAGCGGCTGCTGGAAGGCATCGAGCTGGACGACGGCAAGGCCCAGTTCGGCGCGATCGAGGATGGCGGCGGCGAGGGCGCCAACACCTGGTACCGCGTGACGATCTCCGAAGGCCGCAACCGCGAGGTGCGCCGGCTGTTCGAGGCGCTCGGCCATGCGGTCAGCCGCCTGATCCGCATCCGTTACGGCGCGATGGTGCTGCCGCGCGGTTTGAAGCGCGGCGCCTGGCTGGAGCTGGACGAGCGCGACATCCGGGCGCTTACGCAGGCTTCCGGCGGGCCGCTCTCGAGCGAGCGCGCGCAGGGTGAGGGGGACGCCAAGTCCCGCAACAACCGCAGGCGCGGCAACCGCGGCGGCGGCCCGCGGCCCGACGGCGCGAACCGGGGCAACGGCCAGCCCGGCGGCAAGGGCGGCCAACCCCAGCAGCAGCAGCGCCGGTCCAAGGACCGCACGGGCGGAGGCGGCGGCAATTCGCAGCCCGATCCGATGAAGACCTCCTTCGGCTACATCGGCGCGGACAGCTTCATGCGGCAGCGCCAGGGGCCGGGCGGCGGTGGCGGCGGACAACGCCGCGGCGGCGGAGGGGGTGCTGGGGGCGGTGGGGGCGGTGGTGGCTCCGGCGGCCAGCGCCGGGGCGGCGGCGGCCGCGGCGGCCGCTGA